One Cryptococcus neoformans var. grubii H99 chromosome 3, complete sequence genomic region harbors:
- a CDS encoding tRNA (guanine10-N2)-methyltransferase, whose translation MPLYALRLVIDHKTFRLPSLLSISQVFGFPIRFVSEDKTRGLLVIELEKDDDMEKILDRETLVLSAAEVYAEGATYDELHAQLKSKLHVLDSYKHSSFKVTIESAHHSIPEPRQIETINSFKYTGLEGKIRLKNPEVEFIVYEDYDWVAANTPEQRLARDGKFHRVYFGRKIGNGRARQLIISHSVKTRAYYGNTSMEAQMGFLMANQALPVPGKLIYDPFVGTGSMLYAVAQFGAYVMGSDIDGRQIRGKKKGKGIKPGILRAAEQYRLQDKFLDFYIFDVTRGPIRRGGWIDAIITDPPYGVRAGAKRLGRKEGKKPLREEPYQLPDGTYSHERSDYIPPSRPYELANLTLDLILLARWILVPKGRLVFFLPTVNEDYDEIDIPKVEGMRELKIGDGSVQDFGKWGRRLITMEKTALDDGEPPMFEDHEEFKEGAEDLPGHFGFYKRYLSGFKSKSNSTSPDPSTSMARSGDT comes from the exons ATGCCCCTTTATGCCCTCCGACTGGTCATAGACCACAAGACGTTCCGGCTTCCATCACTTCTTTCCATATCGCAAGTCTTCGGCTTTCCCATTCGATTTGTGTCAGAGGATAAAACACGAGGGTTACTTGTGATAGAGCTGGAGAAAGATGACGACATGGAGAAGATTTTGGACAGGGAGACATTAGTGCT CTCTGCAGCTGAAGTTTACGCAGAAGGCGCAACTTATGATGAGCTTCATGCGCAGCTGAAGTCAAAGCTCCATGTGCTGGATTCTTACAAACATTCCTCCTTCAAGGTTACTATTGAAAGTGCTCATCACTCCATCCCTGAGCCTCGGCAAAT AGAAACTATCAACTCGTTTAAATACACTGGTTTAGAAGGCAAAATCAGATTAAAAAACCCAGAAGTGGAATTCATTGTTTATGAGGATT ACGATTGGGTCGCCGCTAACACCCCCGAGCAACGCCTTGCGCGAGATGGCAAATTTCACCGAGTTTACTTTGGCCGAAAG ATCGGAAACGGTCGAGCTAGGCAATTGATCATCTCTCACTCCGTCAAAACTCGAGCATACTACGGCAACACCTCCATGGAGGCACAGATGGGATTCCTTATGGCTAACCAAGCTCTA CCTGTCCCAGGAAAACTCATCTACGATCCCTTTGTTGGAACCGGTTCTATGCTATACGCAGTCGCACAATTCGGAGCTTATGTTATGGGTTCCGATATTGATGGTAGACAAATCCGAGGCAAAA agaagggcaagggtaTCAAGCCCGGAATTCTTCGTGCTGCTGAGCAATACCGACTTCAGGATAAATTCCTGGACTTCTATATTTTCGATGTCACGAGAGGTCCTATTCGTCGGGGTGGATGGATTGATGCTATCATCACAGATCCTCCTT ATGGCGTTAGGGCAGGTGCAAAGCGTCTCGGTCGtaaggagggaaagaagcCTTTGAGGGAAGAGCCGTATCAATTACCTGATGGTACCTACTCGCACGA ACGGTCAGACTATATCCCCCCTTCTCGCCCTTACGAACTAGCCAACCTCACCCTCGACTTGATTCTCCTTGCGCGATGGATCCTTGTGCCCAAAGGCCGTTTagttttcttcttgccaaCCGTTAATGAGGATTATGACGAGATCGATATCCCTAAGGTAGAAGGAATGAGGGAATTAAAGATCGGGGATGGAAGCGTGCAGGATTTTGGAAAGTGGGGTAGACGG TTAATCACAATGGAGAAGACTGCacttgatgatggtgaaCCTCCAATGTTTGAGGACCACGAAGAGTTTAAGGAAGGAGCCGAAGACTTGCCGGGTCATTTCGGCTTCTACAAAAGA TATTTGAGCGGGTTCAAGTCAAAATCAAATTCGACCAGTCCCGATCCATCGACCTCAATGGCTAGGTCAGGAGACACATAG